A single Chloracidobacterium sp. DNA region contains:
- a CDS encoding FecR domain-containing protein, with protein sequence MMKIAFRVFCVGILTVMSLTVGFSQTDRELATAAAGDKYVISAKAGGVNFVEGAVGIVRKAGRSGLLLKRDEILVGDRVSTGSDGKAEILLNPGSYMRIGPNSSFEFTTVSLDDLRIRLDSGSAIFEVFAADEFRVTVNTPKTKVNLMQTGVYRIDVNVDGGAKVAVWEGQAQLGDSTAGIIKKGRQATVTKGVARIAKFDRGERDPFEQWSRNRAKELAKNVAKLRNRGMRNALMASHMNGGWGLYNSFGLWVYDSMFGSSCFLPFGYGWGSPYGWGFGNSIWYYHIPIWTPPVIVNNTPTVTPIVTAGNRLPTPPFVRLQQNGGGFSGGGRIIQDSGVGSSPDYTGSRGGSSGSTYVPPPPPPPPVNTGARTRPN encoded by the coding sequence ATGATGAAGATCGCATTTCGAGTTTTCTGTGTAGGTATTCTGACGGTTATGTCGCTGACCGTCGGATTTTCGCAGACCGACCGTGAGCTTGCGACCGCCGCAGCGGGCGACAAATATGTCATTTCGGCAAAAGCCGGCGGCGTTAATTTTGTCGAGGGTGCTGTTGGGATCGTCAGGAAAGCAGGTCGAAGCGGGCTATTACTGAAGCGGGACGAGATCTTGGTCGGTGACCGGGTTTCAACCGGATCAGATGGAAAAGCAGAGATTTTGTTAAATCCTGGCTCGTATATGCGTATAGGCCCAAATTCGTCATTCGAATTTACGACCGTTTCACTTGATGACCTCCGGATACGGCTCGACAGCGGGTCCGCGATATTTGAGGTATTTGCGGCAGATGAGTTTAGGGTAACTGTCAATACTCCAAAGACGAAGGTCAACCTAATGCAGACCGGCGTATATCGTATCGATGTCAACGTTGACGGCGGAGCGAAGGTCGCCGTTTGGGAGGGCCAGGCGCAGCTTGGGGATTCGACCGCCGGGATTATTAAAAAGGGTCGTCAAGCAACCGTAACCAAGGGAGTTGCCCGTATAGCTAAGTTTGATCGCGGTGAGCGTGACCCTTTCGAACAATGGAGCCGCAACCGAGCAAAAGAGTTGGCAAAGAATGTCGCGAAGCTGAGAAATCGCGGAATGCGTAACGCACTGATGGCGTCACATATGAACGGAGGTTGGGGACTCTATAATTCCTTCGGATTGTGGGTTTACGATTCTATGTTCGGTTCGTCCTGCTTTTTGCCATTCGGATATGGATGGGGATCGCCGTACGGATGGGGATTTGGGAACTCGATATGGTACTACCACATTCCGATATGGACTCCGCCGGTAATTGTGAATAACACCCCGACCGTCACGCCTATTGTTACGGCCGGAAACCGTCTTCCCACGCCGCCGTTTGTTCGACTTCAGCAAAACGGAGGCGGATTTTCGGGCGGTGGACGCATCATTCAGGATTCGGGAGTAGGTTCGTCGCCGGATTACACAGGATCGCGAGGCGGCAGTTCCGGATCGACCTACGTTCCTCCACCACCTCCGCCGCCACCTGTAAATACGGGTGCACGCACGAGGCCTAACTGA